The Nitrospira sp. sequence TTCGTTTCTGCTCAATTGCACCGGCGTCATGTCCGCCATGTTCTCATTGTCGATCACGAGATCGATGGAATGATCGGCAAACGGGAGACATTCCGCGTTGGCGCGTGTGCCGGCAGCATTCCATCCACCTGCTTGAGCCCGAGTGACTTGAAGGTTCAGAAATGGCTGCGTAATATCGAGCGACAGATATCTGATTCCCTGCTTTTCAAAAGGTAAGAGATCTCGGCCCAGTTCCTGCGCGACATAACCCAGGCCACCGCCGATTTCCAGCAGGGCTTTCGGCTTGGGATTGAACCACCCCAGTCGTCGTAGTTGGCGCATAAGGAGCCGGCCGTAGGTCAGGCCGGACAGCGCTTCGCTTGGTTCACGGAACAGATGGGAGACGGTGGTCTCTATCAGGTCAAAATGACGATCGTCTCCTTCATTGTGGGCGAGCTCATGGCGGTGGAATTCTTCCAGGTGCTCTTCACCCTCGAACCCTTCTTGACCTGACCAGCCTTCGCGGACCTGTTGCAGCAAGATATCCCACTTCGCCTTGTGTCTGTGGCCGCCCGGTGGCTCGGCCCCGTAATAGCACAGTGAGTAGTTTGGTGTGGCCCATCGTTCGAGGTGCCACTGCCCCGGTTGACCATCGGGTCCACACATGCGGGTGCCATAGGTTTCGAGCAGGGTGCCCACGGCGTTGTGGCCGTTCATAGCGTGAAGCATGTCCATGCCGGTGCGGTTCAATCGCACCAGCGGCAATTGATCGTCGAGCGGGGCCACCCAGAACTCATCGTCGGCCTGTTGGTACACAACGAGGTCGGGAATCCGCCAGGTGAGGAGACGCAGCGTCTCGCCGGTCAGGCGTTGGGGAGAGTGGACGGCGGCAGCGGGTTTCATTGCGAACGGCTTTCTGTATCTGGTGTTGGCAGACTACAGGAGCGATCGACAATCCTGCAAGATGGTGATCGACATACGGCTAGAGTTGAGAAGGGGTTGAAGGACTGTCGGTCACTGTCAACTGCCCCCGCATGATGGGATGGATCCGGCACTGATAGGCATATCGACCGGCTGGCAAGCTCGGCACAGTGAAGTACGATCCCGGTGGGACTGCACCTGAATCGAATAGGCACTGCCCCCCATCCTCCATGCAGCCGTTATGTGTCACAGTGTGATGGGTCGGTGTCGGATTATCCCAGCGGATTGGTGTACCGCTGACCACGGTTGCGTTGATGGGAATATAATAGGGCGATCCGTCCTCCATCATGATCTGCACGGGAAAGGATGTGTCCAGAGCCAGCCCACTTGACCCGACTCCGAGCCATAGGGCAAACGTCACGAGGTAGAACCGGTTCATGGTGTTACCACTTCATACAAGGCGGTCAAAGCACAAAACCTCGCGAGTAGGGTGAAGGAATCAGACGCGTTTCCCATATGGATTTATCTTAGCATGGGATTGAACGGGGCCCTCGAAAGCGCTGGACTGCTGCTCAAACTTCTCCCGTCGATTGCAAAGATAGCTGTCTGATTGGATTCTACTCAAGGGGGCAATGGCCGATCGAGAGAAATAAAAATCGGGTGGTTGCAAGAGGCTGTTCGTTCATGCTAGATGGAGGCCGTTGCGCCGCCCTGAAACGAAGAGGAGGAATCGGAATGGCGAACAAGAAGAAAAAGGCCGTTACGAAAACGGCGTCACAGAAGAAAAAAGCCGCACCGTCAGCGAAGAAAAAGGCGGCAAAGCCAACGGTGAAGAAACGTGCGGCGGTGAAGCCCTCCAAGCCGGTCTCGAAGAAGAAGGCCATCAAGAAGGCTGCTGGAAAATCCGCCAAGAAGGCCGCGCCCAAGGTCGGCCGAGCAAGCGCGCCCGTTAAGAAAGCCGCGGCACAAGAAGAAGATGCCGCTCCACGTAAGCCGCTGGCTGCCAAGCAAGCTGTGCCTATGGAGCCGGAGGACACCGATCTCGATGATGAGGAAATGGTTCAGGATGAGCTGGAAATGGAAGGCGAGATCGAGGAAGACGACGTTCAAGAAGAATTAGATCTTGACGCCGATGATGGAGGGGACGAGCTTATCGATAAGTCCGAGGACTTGTTGGACGACGATTATCGAAACAACTGATAACCAGGCGTTCTTCGAT is a genomic window containing:
- a CDS encoding class I SAM-dependent methyltransferase, which gives rise to MKPAAAVHSPQRLTGETLRLLTWRIPDLVVYQQADDEFWVAPLDDQLPLVRLNRTGMDMLHAMNGHNAVGTLLETYGTRMCGPDGQPGQWHLERWATPNYSLCYYGAEPPGGHRHKAKWDILLQQVREGWSGQEGFEGEEHLEEFHRHELAHNEGDDRHFDLIETTVSHLFREPSEALSGLTYGRLLMRQLRRLGWFNPKPKALLEIGGGLGYVAQELGRDLLPFEKQGIRYLSLDITQPFLNLQVTRAQAGGWNAAGTRANAECLPFADHSIDLVIDNENMADMTPVQLSRNELACGVGETAQHQEALDWIRRLRLPIEANLPESVIFNLGPIRFVAELWRVLKPGGRAFLTEFGVDEGWPAPVKLPGHTEYEVQYGHLRQAVRWLGFQERYLVLPQFLGLKPDTKVLCTGATYTIQRFCQAVNRPFDVRAYTEEELQRALGDMLPKLQGIHYHDLADPAWFGLQDFKVLLLEKPGGAPKAQFTESKGYRWYSQK